Proteins from one Prosthecobacter sp. genomic window:
- a CDS encoding DUF1552 domain-containing protein, with amino-acid sequence MNIATKRHLDRRAFLRGAGTVLSLPFLEAMIPAFATRAQAAVGQPPPRFLAMCATLGFHTPFLFPQETGADYTFTPYLEPLKALKGDFSVISGLQHMEQNGANGHTSEMTWLTSAKHPGLAGFKNTISIDQLIAESIGTRTRFPSLILGTGSESLSWSASGVPLPAESSPSKAFQQLFVDGTPAEVQAQVRGLKRGRSILDTVMGQAKKLHGELGKRDQEKLDEYFSAVRDLEGRLVQNEEWVQKPKPKIDAKPPTDIQSRTDAIGKMKLMQDLIVLALQTDSTRTVTLRLSGMNAVPEIEGVKNDWHNLSHHGQDPAKIEELKVIEKAEFTAFADFLAKLKQTQDNGRPLLDTTAVIFGSNLGNASAHNTANLPLVLAGGGFKHGRHIAIDKEKHVFSNLFVSLAQRMGVEADKFGFSTGVLDINQA; translated from the coding sequence ATGAACATTGCCACCAAACGCCATCTCGACCGCCGCGCCTTCCTGCGCGGGGCTGGAACTGTCCTCTCGCTGCCGTTTTTGGAGGCGATGATTCCCGCCTTCGCCACGCGCGCCCAAGCTGCCGTCGGACAGCCGCCACCGCGCTTCCTGGCCATGTGCGCCACGCTCGGTTTTCACACGCCGTTTTTGTTTCCGCAGGAAACCGGCGCGGACTACACGTTCACGCCGTATCTGGAGCCGTTGAAGGCCTTGAAGGGTGATTTTTCGGTCATCTCCGGTCTCCAGCACATGGAGCAGAACGGCGCGAACGGCCATACATCTGAGATGACCTGGCTTACCTCCGCAAAGCATCCCGGTCTCGCTGGATTCAAGAACACCATCTCCATCGACCAGCTCATTGCCGAGAGTATTGGCACGCGGACACGCTTCCCCAGCCTCATCCTCGGCACGGGCAGCGAATCGCTTTCGTGGTCGGCCAGCGGCGTGCCGCTGCCGGCCGAAAGCTCGCCCTCGAAGGCCTTCCAGCAGCTTTTTGTCGATGGCACCCCTGCGGAAGTTCAGGCGCAAGTGCGCGGCCTCAAACGTGGACGCAGCATCCTCGACACCGTGATGGGACAAGCGAAGAAACTCCATGGCGAGCTCGGCAAACGCGACCAGGAGAAGCTCGACGAATACTTCTCCGCCGTACGCGATCTGGAAGGCCGGCTCGTGCAAAACGAGGAGTGGGTGCAAAAGCCCAAGCCCAAGATCGACGCAAAGCCGCCCACCGACATCCAGAGCCGCACGGATGCCATCGGGAAGATGAAGCTCATGCAGGATCTCATCGTGCTCGCCCTGCAAACCGACTCCACTCGCACCGTCACGCTGCGCCTCAGCGGCATGAACGCCGTGCCCGAAATCGAAGGCGTCAAAAACGACTGGCACAACCTCTCCCATCACGGCCAGGACCCCGCGAAGATCGAAGAGCTCAAAGTCATCGAGAAAGCCGAGTTCACCGCCTTTGCCGATTTCCTCGCCAAGCTCAAGCAGACGCAGGACAACGGCCGCCCGCTGCTCGACACCACCGCCGTGATCTTCGGCTCCAATCTCGGCAACGCCAGCGCCCACAACACCGCGAACCTTCCTCTTGTTCTCGCTGGAGGCGGCTTCAAACACGGCCGCCACATCGCCATCGACAAGGAGAAGCATGTGTTCTCGAATCTCTTCGTCTCCCTGGCGCAACGGATGGGCGTTGAAGCGGACAAATTTGGCTTCAGCACCGGTGTTTTGGACATCAATCAGGCGTGA
- a CDS encoding response regulator transcription factor has translation MRILVVEDEPDLLRILARTLREEGYAVDEAADGEDGLFKAEGVAYDAIILDVMLPVMDGFEMLRRLRLVKHTPVLMLTARIRTADRVRGLDSGADDYLPKPYDIDELLARLRALIRRTGSAVSTTMSIADVCIDFAARRVTRTGAEVALTSREYSLLEYLAQHRGRLLTRTELYEHLYDENSDTLSNLLDVVVSNVRKKLGHEFITTRRGHGYSIE, from the coding sequence ATGCGCATCCTTGTTGTCGAAGACGAACCCGATCTGCTCCGCATCCTCGCCCGGACGCTGCGCGAGGAAGGCTATGCGGTCGATGAGGCGGCAGATGGCGAGGATGGTCTGTTCAAAGCTGAAGGCGTCGCCTATGACGCGATCATTCTCGACGTGATGCTGCCCGTGATGGACGGCTTTGAAATGCTGCGGCGGCTGCGGCTGGTGAAACACACACCTGTGCTCATGCTTACCGCCCGCATCAGGACGGCGGACCGCGTGCGCGGACTCGACAGCGGCGCGGATGATTATTTGCCGAAGCCTTACGACATCGACGAACTGCTTGCCCGCCTGCGCGCGCTAATCCGGCGCACGGGCTCTGCTGTGAGCACGACGATGAGCATCGCGGATGTCTGCATCGACTTTGCCGCGCGCCGCGTGACACGCACAGGCGCTGAGGTGGCGCTCACTTCGCGCGAGTACTCATTGCTGGAGTATCTCGCGCAGCATCGTGGGCGGCTGTTGACGCGCACGGAGCTGTACGAGCATCTCTATGATGAGAACAGCGACACGCTCTCCAATCTGCTCGATGTCGTGGTTTCCAATGTGCGGAAAAAACTCGGCCACGAATTCATCACCACCCGCCGCGGTCACGGCTACAGCATCGAATGA
- a CDS encoding ATP-binding protein has protein sequence MKPSHSLRWRIQIWHGLLLVVVLMLSGVAAYRHQHTSELRRVDRELRERVAVIVDSLPMIGAWARHDAGATPPGRSPLYTLPPERAALFDPQSKPAFYFVVWKRDGTEWARSAGIHVDVPMPERPPPGSLGQVDRTRGDLREAFTFTPPGECLLVGRSTALEMAALREYLRGIITLGLAVLALGFGGGWWITSRALRPLQAITATAERISEGQLSERINAPERDSELGELAAVLDDTFAKLETSFTQQAQFTADAAHELCTPLSIIISHAQRGLRGERSAEENHELFDACHRAARRMEKLTTSLLALAQQDANAAAPDKQPCDLADLARETAALIRPAVDAKQLTLHLDLAPAACVAHADGTAQIILNLLTNALEHTPAGGSVTVKTSVDAGHATLAVTDTGPGIAAEHLPHLFERFYRADPSRSRSTGGAGLGLAISKAIADAHGAALEVASTVGAGSTFTLRLGAVSAEPATTAASLSAVLPFRLRSSA, from the coding sequence ATGAAACCGTCTCACTCGCTGCGCTGGCGCATCCAGATCTGGCACGGGCTGCTGCTCGTGGTGGTGCTCATGCTGTCGGGCGTGGCGGCGTATCGTCATCAGCACACCAGCGAGCTACGGCGCGTGGATCGTGAGTTGCGCGAGCGTGTGGCGGTGATTGTGGACTCCCTGCCGATGATCGGTGCCTGGGCGCGACATGATGCTGGTGCAACGCCCCCCGGCAGATCACCGCTCTACACCCTCCCTCCTGAACGGGCGGCCCTGTTTGATCCGCAAAGCAAGCCCGCCTTTTATTTCGTGGTGTGGAAACGCGACGGCACTGAGTGGGCGCGTTCCGCAGGCATCCATGTGGATGTGCCCATGCCGGAACGCCCGCCACCCGGATCACTGGGCCAAGTGGATCGCACTCGCGGCGATTTGCGCGAGGCCTTTACCTTCACTCCACCCGGCGAATGCCTGCTTGTGGGGCGTTCCACCGCACTCGAGATGGCCGCGCTGCGTGAGTATCTGCGCGGCATTATCACGCTCGGACTCGCCGTGCTTGCGCTTGGATTTGGTGGTGGCTGGTGGATCACCTCGCGTGCTTTGCGGCCGCTGCAAGCCATCACCGCAACGGCGGAGCGCATCTCCGAAGGCCAGTTGAGCGAGCGTATCAACGCGCCTGAAAGAGACAGTGAACTCGGCGAGCTGGCGGCTGTTTTGGACGATACCTTTGCCAAGCTGGAGACATCTTTTACGCAGCAGGCGCAATTCACCGCCGACGCCGCGCACGAACTCTGCACACCGCTCAGCATCATCATCTCCCACGCCCAGCGCGGCCTGCGTGGCGAGCGCAGCGCAGAGGAAAACCACGAACTCTTCGACGCCTGCCACCGTGCCGCGCGCCGCATGGAAAAGCTCACCACCTCGCTGCTCGCACTCGCGCAGCAAGATGCAAATGCTGCCGCGCCGGACAAACAGCCCTGCGATCTCGCCGATCTCGCGCGTGAGACTGCGGCACTCATCCGCCCCGCCGTCGATGCGAAACAACTCACGCTTCATCTCGATCTCGCGCCCGCAGCGTGTGTCGCTCATGCCGACGGCACCGCACAGATCATCCTCAATCTCCTCACCAACGCCCTCGAACACACGCCCGCAGGCGGCAGTGTCACGGTGAAAACCAGTGTAGATGCCGGTCATGCCACACTCGCCGTCACCGACACAGGTCCCGGCATCGCCGCCGAACATCTCCCGCATCTTTTCGAACGCTTTTACCGTGCCGACCCCTCTCGCAGCCGCAGCACCGGCGGCGCGGGTCTCGGCCTTGCCATCAGCAAAGCCATCGCCGACGCGCACGGTGCTGCGCTGGAAGTTGCGAGCACTGTGGGCGCCGGCAGCACCTTCACCCTCCGCCTCGGCGCGGTTTCCGCTGAACCGGCTACAACCGCAGCTTCTTTGTCAGCAGTGCTTCCTTTTCGTCTTCGGTCATCGGCTTGA
- a CDS encoding sulfatase-like hydrolase/transferase, with protein sequence MDSSLSFYLKSTLFVLGLLGCVVLVPAHAQPANILVIIADDLGADSFPLTATGGTLPPMPNITALKNSGVLFRNAHSQPTCSPTRASMLTGRHPFRTGIGAQLTGATSPQLSAAEFTLPEAFAVNSGLGYSLAMFGKWHLNSGAGTNDTPRTIGGWPHFAGTIIGALPDYSAWTKITNNVSAATTTYATTDTANDVISFITAQPGGTPWFAWAAFNAPHAPLHVPPSNLHSYGTPATNRLMYEAMCEALDTEVGRVLASVNLTTTHVIFVGDNGTPSNVIQTPYSAAHSKETIYEGGTRVPLIIAGPSVVSPNRNSDVPVHVVDLYSTILELAGISVAVTQPAANPVDSRSLLPVLQNTADSVRVVMSQMFSTELATSVSGRVITDSGGYTLLQFDDGHEELFNVATDVNQGTNLLGTSITNAAQTAYAALKVQSAAYSASGVPNVPLITSWHTVNSGEYARIYPTLADQTAQTSTTTWSRGTGTQSTPAYSDVHQVDYSTSWVYIHSTGLASHIMGPWYLNAAKTNLFPNYPSNTVVKWRFPRTPVIPTTKVSTGLGATGRMVNGVSLFDCRDAFSYSNANSADATPGGAFTGDGIWNRDAYHNESVTFDPAYAHQAGNNYHYHAQPIALRYQLGDHVDYNATTNLYTESTTPVTEHSPIVAWAQDGLPVYGPHGYSSPMDANSGVRRMVSGFALRDGTNGTTAITVRQILPAWAARVQNRSATLAANQYGPVIGAGFLLGHYIEDFEYLGDLGFTQGMHFDLNEQNARFCVTPEFPSGTWVYFTTIDTNGTPTFPYTTGRQFYGDPTGGAVTTISEPVSTAVLAGPLRGDEDHTVGVNSATGDVTLAWSGVEGGTYQIQASPDLTNWSALTPDVIFSGDDNGSVIETAAASTNPRRFYRTTRTSLATYDRNGIAGTYFTTTTPAGGGPNTVTPGSGDRGTAVNVVIELDPALTPNLPPANVIVYSVTPSGTGITVSGISRPSQTLVLATFTIDAGAATGARNVNVRFGSATGVQRNLTSAFTVN encoded by the coding sequence ATGGACTCTTCCTTGTCGTTTTACCTGAAATCTACCCTCTTCGTACTCGGCCTGCTTGGGTGCGTTGTGCTGGTGCCCGCGCATGCCCAGCCGGCGAACATCCTCGTCATCATCGCGGATGATCTGGGAGCGGATAGTTTTCCGCTGACGGCCACGGGCGGCACGCTGCCGCCGATGCCGAACATCACCGCGCTGAAAAACAGCGGCGTGCTGTTTCGGAACGCGCATTCGCAACCGACGTGCTCGCCGACGCGGGCGTCGATGCTCACGGGGCGGCATCCGTTTCGCACGGGCATCGGGGCGCAGCTCACGGGAGCCACGAGTCCGCAGCTCAGCGCGGCGGAGTTCACGCTGCCGGAGGCTTTCGCGGTCAATTCAGGCCTCGGCTACTCGCTGGCGATGTTTGGCAAATGGCACCTCAACTCCGGCGCGGGCACGAATGACACGCCGCGCACGATCGGCGGCTGGCCGCATTTTGCGGGCACGATCATCGGGGCGCTGCCGGACTACTCCGCATGGACCAAGATCACCAACAACGTCTCCGCAGCCACCACGACCTATGCGACGACCGACACGGCCAATGACGTGATCTCCTTCATCACGGCGCAGCCCGGCGGCACGCCGTGGTTTGCGTGGGCGGCCTTCAATGCGCCGCATGCGCCGCTGCATGTGCCGCCGTCGAATTTGCACAGCTACGGCACGCCAGCGACGAACCGCCTCATGTATGAGGCCATGTGCGAGGCGCTGGATACGGAAGTGGGCCGCGTTTTGGCCAGTGTGAACCTCACCACGACGCATGTCATCTTTGTGGGCGACAACGGCACGCCCTCGAACGTCATTCAGACGCCCTACAGCGCTGCGCACTCGAAGGAAACGATCTATGAAGGTGGAACGCGGGTGCCGCTGATCATCGCGGGGCCGTCGGTGGTGAGCCCAAATCGCAATAGCGATGTGCCCGTGCATGTGGTGGACCTTTACAGCACGATTTTGGAGCTGGCGGGCATCAGCGTGGCCGTGACGCAGCCTGCGGCCAATCCGGTCGATTCGCGCAGTTTGCTGCCCGTTTTGCAAAACACGGCGGACAGCGTCCGCGTGGTGATGAGCCAGATGTTTAGCACGGAGCTAGCCACCAGCGTGAGTGGCCGCGTGATCACCGATTCAGGCGGTTATACGCTGCTGCAGTTCGATGACGGCCATGAGGAGCTTTTCAATGTCGCGACGGATGTGAACCAAGGCACGAACCTGCTCGGCACCAGCATCACCAATGCCGCGCAGACGGCCTACGCGGCGCTGAAGGTGCAATCGGCGGCGTATTCTGCCTCAGGCGTGCCGAATGTGCCGCTCATTACCTCCTGGCACACGGTGAACAGCGGCGAGTATGCGCGGATTTATCCCACGCTGGCCGATCAGACCGCGCAGACCTCCACCACGACCTGGAGTCGCGGCACCGGCACGCAAAGCACCCCGGCCTACAGTGATGTGCATCAGGTCGATTACAGCACGAGCTGGGTTTATATCCACAGCACCGGCCTCGCCAGTCACATCATGGGACCGTGGTATCTGAATGCGGCGAAGACAAACCTGTTTCCGAATTATCCGTCGAACACCGTCGTGAAATGGCGCTTTCCACGCACGCCGGTGATCCCCACGACGAAGGTAAGCACCGGACTCGGTGCCACGGGCCGCATGGTCAATGGCGTGAGCCTGTTTGACTGCCGCGACGCCTTTTCCTACTCGAACGCCAACTCCGCCGACGCCACGCCCGGCGGCGCTTTCACCGGCGACGGCATCTGGAACCGCGACGCGTATCACAATGAAAGCGTGACCTTTGATCCGGCCTACGCGCATCAAGCGGGCAACAACTACCACTACCACGCGCAGCCCATCGCGCTGCGTTACCAGCTCGGCGATCATGTGGACTACAATGCCACGACGAATCTCTACACGGAGAGCACCACGCCGGTCACGGAGCACTCGCCCATCGTCGCCTGGGCGCAGGATGGGCTGCCGGTATATGGACCGCACGGCTACTCGTCACCGATGGATGCGAACAGCGGCGTGCGGCGCATGGTGAGCGGCTTTGCGCTGCGTGATGGCACGAATGGAACGACGGCGATCACCGTGCGGCAGATCTTGCCTGCCTGGGCTGCCCGTGTGCAGAACCGCAGCGCCACACTCGCGGCAAATCAATACGGCCCGGTGATCGGCGCGGGCTTCCTGCTTGGTCATTACATCGAGGACTTCGAGTATCTCGGCGATCTCGGCTTCACGCAGGGCATGCACTTTGATCTGAACGAGCAAAACGCCCGCTTCTGCGTCACGCCGGAGTTTCCCAGCGGCACATGGGTTTACTTCACCACGATCGACACGAATGGCACGCCCACCTTTCCTTACACGACCGGCCGGCAGTTCTACGGCGATCCCACCGGCGGCGCGGTGACGACGATCAGCGAGCCTGTGAGCACCGCCGTGCTCGCCGGACCGCTGCGCGGCGACGAAGACCACACCGTGGGCGTCAATTCAGCCACGGGTGACGTGACGCTCGCCTGGAGCGGCGTGGAGGGTGGCACCTATCAGATACAAGCCTCCCCCGACCTCACGAACTGGTCCGCTTTGACGCCTGACGTGATCTTCAGCGGCGACGACAACGGCAGCGTGATCGAAACTGCCGCCGCGAGCACGAATCCGCGCCGCTTCTACCGCACCACGCGCACCAGCCTCGCGACATATGACCGCAACGGCATCGCAGGCACTTATTTCACAACGACCACTCCGGCAGGAGGCGGCCCGAACACCGTCACACCCGGCAGCGGTGATCGTGGCACTGCGGTGAATGTTGTTATCGAACTCGACCCCGCGCTCACCCCTAATCTGCCGCCTGCGAACGTCATTGTTTACTCCGTCACTCCTTCCGGCACCGGCATCACCGTGAGCGGCATCTCGCGTCCCAGTCAGACGCTGGTGCTCGCCACCTTCACCATCGACGCCGGAGCCGCCACCGGGGCGAGAAACGTGAACGTCCGCTTCGGCAGCGCCACCGGCGTGCAGCGCAACCTCACGAGCGCCTTCACGGTGAATTGA
- the lhgO gene encoding L-2-hydroxyglutarate oxidase — protein sequence MNSCIIIGGGIVGLATALKLLERFPAAKLTLLEKEAGVARHQSTHNSGVLHCGLYYKPGSLKAKLAVAGIREMVAFCRAHDIPHEICGKLVVATRAEELPRLDELLRRGAANGLTGLRRIEPDEMKRIEPHAAGLAAAHVPEEGIVDYRAVCDTMAAEIQKRGGIILTNAQVTKLHRHNDEWIAQTANGEARGQWLINTAGLHCDRVSELAGEQRDVRIVPFRGEYYQLSSDAQHLCRHLIYPVPDPSFPFLGVHFTRMIGGGVEAGPNAVLALAREGYRLRDINLRDLADALTFPGLWRFLKRYPSMAFTELAQSFSRERFCRALQRLVPDVQPQHLAPGGSGVRAQAMTPQGDLVQDFHIVVRNHALHILNAPSPAATASLAIGGHIAAMI from the coding sequence ATGAACTCCTGCATCATCATCGGCGGCGGCATTGTCGGCCTTGCCACGGCTTTGAAGCTGCTGGAGCGCTTTCCAGCGGCCAAACTCACGCTGTTGGAAAAAGAAGCGGGCGTCGCGCGGCATCAGAGCACGCACAATTCCGGCGTGCTGCACTGCGGCCTCTATTACAAGCCCGGCTCACTCAAGGCGAAGCTCGCTGTCGCCGGTATTCGTGAAATGGTAGCATTCTGTCGCGCGCATGACATTCCGCACGAGATCTGCGGCAAGCTCGTCGTCGCCACGCGTGCAGAGGAGCTGCCGCGCCTCGATGAACTGCTGCGTCGTGGCGCTGCGAACGGCCTCACCGGCCTGCGCCGCATCGAGCCAGATGAAATGAAGCGCATCGAACCCCATGCCGCCGGTCTCGCCGCCGCGCATGTGCCGGAGGAAGGAATCGTCGATTACCGCGCCGTGTGCGACACGATGGCGGCCGAGATTCAAAAGCGCGGCGGCATCATCCTGACCAATGCTCAGGTCACCAAGCTGCATCGCCACAATGACGAATGGATCGCGCAGACCGCCAACGGCGAAGCACGCGGCCAATGGCTCATCAACACCGCCGGCCTGCACTGCGACCGCGTCAGCGAACTCGCGGGCGAGCAGCGCGACGTGCGCATCGTGCCTTTCCGTGGCGAATACTACCAGCTCAGCTCCGACGCACAGCATCTCTGCCGTCACCTCATCTATCCCGTGCCCGATCCCTCGTTCCCGTTTCTCGGCGTTCACTTCACCCGCATGATCGGCGGCGGTGTGGAAGCCGGACCGAATGCCGTGCTCGCCTTGGCCCGCGAAGGTTACCGCCTGCGCGACATCAATCTGCGCGATCTCGCTGACGCGCTCACTTTCCCAGGCTTGTGGCGCTTCTTGAAACGCTATCCGTCGATGGCCTTCACCGAACTGGCGCAATCCTTCAGCCGCGAGCGCTTCTGCCGCGCCCTCCAGCGACTCGTCCCCGACGTGCAGCCGCAGCACCTTGCCCCCGGCGGTTCCGGCGTCCGCGCCCAGGCCATGACCCCGCAGGGCGACCTCGTGCAGGACTTCCACATCGTCGTCCGCAACCACGCCCTGCACATCCTCAACGCCCCCAGCCCCGCCGCCACCGCCTCCCTCGCCATCGGCGGCCACATCGCGGCGATGATTTGA